Proteins encoded by one window of Tubulanus polymorphus chromosome 7, tnTubPoly1.2, whole genome shotgun sequence:
- the LOC141908132 gene encoding uncharacterized protein LOC141908132 isoform X5 has protein sequence MAANHKDVELERGSLSICSFYRFAVCQKAKCEHLHICPAYVAGFCQFQGSCRLSHSLLDFHNQQILKKVNSHLSRINCAENLRMIINGIFPKVCFKYNSVNGCRDERCRFLHVCGMMVNGNCKNANRCPLNHSHVSDHEKHLLNKYKINSHQERNFKKLYANVLYAEGKISSRVQRCVCEGYHLFRADSELSLPISEGDSLLTDICGNEKMHRGGKMTGRGRGSQGFRGRGGNKLPTINPRSLLYNDSNSDDDIYSDWKFPDTGNKAKENDMAIDILRDVLLKNGGKMTFKDLAQCDEVTSTFPKHLQLKNFLIKNRNNLILTYKADERIEEVSWLLKVKICYHYNTHDGCYRKETCDQIHVCKGYIEQSCKGCQKAHHFHEKATLRIFQKVLGINLLKTELMRSAVAASLPKICTNWFRNGGRCDRGNFCSDFHLCQNQLMGRCHVKSCRLNHDIQSCIKKLQTYGIHKNEMKNLQSTILLVPNITEETADKTEVTLNELVRQCLLANGGIISFDALIADRQFMSLFPDGYSQLLEWLKENNHEFLCHYDEWNHVHEVQCLLNLRICHQYNSDSGCRSRDDCKYVHICKGYIAGICKSCPLAHSFGESNTLALLKSRNIPLYKKEVLRGIIFHSLPQICESYALSKNGSCSKKPSCRKLHMCPDALFRSCKNPKCRLTHDRNAPSVMKILKQYNLQACPIGSLSVIILPPAIPKGHGFRCDPKPPELQKARAEYIPGKGKQAKEKRISVKRKNLQRKKPSISTEVNSKAMVELESVNDNSACVPELCEAFIRGICPKQICPFVHKKLPYQWQFEKKGMWCDFSDDMNVDIERRYSDPDYTSWVKEDNQSTALLRKDLLFKGTMMLQFKAEQIVYEDGVSNVRRLSTLSNASADDSQLFATEWCWFYCKDGEWKGREFISDEENDIMLQVELAYLDGKEEFKFTDGENNAVLLKLQEMKAIDSFTGEELLLQRRPTFVDEEIKEKRIR, from the exons ATGGCGGCGAATCACAAAGATGTGGAATTAGAAAGAGGATCTCTGAGTATCTGCTCATTTTATAGGTTTGCTGTATGTCAAAAAGCTAAGTGTGAGCATTTACATATATGTCCTGCATATGTCGCTGGTTTCTGTCAGTTTCAAGGATCATGTAGGCTCAGCCATTCTTTGCTTGATTTTCATAATCAACAAATcctgaaaaaagtaaattcaCATCTTTCCCGGATAAATTGTGCTGAAAATCTCCGTATGATCATTAATGGAATATTCCCAAAAGTAtgtttcaagtataattcagtGAATGGCTGTCGGGATGAAAGGTGTCGCTTTTTACATGTCTGTGGAATGATGGTCAATGGTAATTGCAAGAATGCCAATAGATGTCCACTGAATCATAGTCACGTTTCTGATCACGAAAAACATTTGCTGAATAAGTATAAGATTAATAGCCATCAAGAAAGGAATTTCAAAAAACTCTATGCAAATGTACTATATGCTGAAGGAAAAATCTCTTCAAGAGTACAACGATGTGTGTGCGAGGGATACCACTTGTTTCGAGCAGATTCAGAGTTGTCACTGCCTATTTCTGAAGGTGACAGTTTATTGACTGATATCTGTGGAAATGAAAAGATGCACAGAGGTGGTAAAATGACCGGCCGAGGCCGTGGTAGTCAAGGATTCCGGGGCAGAGGTGGGAATAAATTGCCCACAATCAATCCACGGTCATTGCTATATAATGACAGCAATTCTGATGACGATATTTATTCTGATTGGAAGTTTCCAGACACTGGAAACAAGGCTAAAGAAAATGATATGGCTATAGATATTTTACGAGATGTTCTACTGAAGAATGGCGGGAAAATGACATTTAAGGATCTTGCTCAATGTGATGAGGTGACAAGCACATTTCCTAAACATCTTCAACTTAAAAATTTCCTGATTAAGAATCGAAATAATCTTATTCTTACATACAAGGCAGATGAAAGAATTGAAGAAGTGTCTTGGTTACTGAAAGTAAAGATTTGTTACCATTATAACACACATGATGGTTGTTATCGCAAAGAAACCTGTGATCAAATCCATGTTTGCAAAGGGTATATAGAGCAGTCCTGTAAAGGGTGTCAAAAAGCTCATCATTTCCATGAAAAGGCAACGCTAAGGATATTCCAAAAAGTTCTTGGGATTAACTTATTAAAGACTGAATTGATGCGCAGTGCAGTTGCAGCTTCTTTACCTAAGATTTGTACCAATTGGTTCAGAAATGGAGGTAGATGTGACCGTGGAAACTTTTGTTCAGATTTTCATCTCTGTCAGAATCAACTCATGGGAAGATGTCATGTTAAGTCTTGCAGATTGAATCATGATATACAGTCTTGCATCAAGAAACTGCAAACATATGGAATACATAAAAATGAGATGAAAAATCTTCAGAGTACCATCTTACTTGTACCGAATATAACTGAAGAAACTGCTGACAAAACTGAAGTTACTTTAAATGAATTAGTACGTCAATGTCTACTTGCTAATGGTGGCATAATTAGTTTTGATGCATTGATAGCTGACAGGCAGTTCATGTCTCTTTTTCCGGATGGTTATTCACAACTTTTAGAATGGTTGAAAGAGAATAATCATGAATTTCTATGTCATTATGATGAGTGGAATCATGTTCATGAAGTTCAATGTTTACTGAATTTACGCATTTGCCACCAATACAACTCTGATTCAGGCTGTCGAAGTAGGGATGATTGCAAATATGTACACATATGCAAAGGATATATTGCAGGAATTTGTAAATCTTGTCCACTGGCACACAGTTTTGGAGAGTCAAATACATTAGCTCTgctaaaaagtagaaatattCCTCTGTACAAGAAAGAAGTACTGCGTGgaataatatttcatagctTACCACAAATCTGTGAGAGTTATGCTTTGAGTAAGAATGGAAGTTGCAGTAAGAAGCCCTCGTGTAGAAAGCTGCACATGTGTCCCGATGCTTTGTTTCGTAGTTGTAAAAACCCGAAATGTCGGCTGACGCATGATAGAAATGCTCCAAGTGTGATGAAAATCTTGAAACAATACAATTTGCAGGCATGTCCGATTGGATCTCTGTCAGTAATCATTTTGCCCCCTGCAATTCCTAAGGGACATGGATTCAGGTGTGACCCTAAACCACCGGAACTACAGAAAGCCAGGGCAGAATACATTCCTGGCAAAGGAAAACAggcaaaagaaaaaaggatttctgtcaaaagaaaaaatttacaaagaaAAAAACCAAGTATATCTACTGAGGTTAATTCTAAGGCCATGGTAGAACTAGAATCAGTGAACGATAACTCTGCCTGTGTTCCAGAATTGTGCGAAGCATTCATTCGTGGTATATGTCCAAAGCAGATTTGTCCCTTTGTGCATAAAAAGTTACCATATCAGTGGCAGTTTGAGAAAAAAGGCATGTGGTGCGATTTTTCCGATGATATGAATGTTGATATAGAAAGGCGTTATAGTGACCCTGATTATACATCTTGGGTGAAGGAAGATAACCAATCTACTGCATTGTTAAG AAAAGATCTACTCTTCAAAGGAACCATGATGCTACAGTTCAAAGCAGAACAAATAGTCTATGAAGATGGTGTCAGCAACGTTCGCCGCCTTTCTACATTATCGAATGCATCTGCTGATGATTCCCAGTTATTTGCCACTGAGTGGTGCTGGTTTTATTGTAAAGATGGCGAGTGGAAGGGTCGAGAGTTCATATCAGATGAA